The genomic segment CAGCGTCTGGGTGCGCTCGGTGTAGAGGAAGTTGAAGGTCTCGGCCGCGAGCTTGCGCCCGTCGAAGCCGACGATCGCCAATCCGATCGGGTCCATCCAGAGCACGCAGGTGACGGTCAGGGCAACGCCGAACACGACGACCATGCCCGTCGAGATCACTTTTGCGATCTTCTGGCGCCGCGGCGACAGCCGCTCCGTCAGCATGGACACCGCAAAATCGAGCCGCAGCCGCGTCATCGCGGACGCCCCGATGAAGGTCAGCCAGACCACGCAATAAACGGCGGATTCGTCGATCCAGTAGATCGGGAAGTGCGAGTAGCGGGTGACGACGTTCACCAGGATCAGGCCGGTGAGCAGATACATCAGGCCCATCAGCGCCAGCCGCTCGCAGGCGAGCAGGGCGCTCGACATCCGGACGATCATGCGTCGGAGGCCGAGTGCGCGCGTGGCCGGCATGGTCTGCTCGATCATGAAAGAGGCCCCAACCCCCTGAAGATTTGTCGTGCGATTGACGAATGTATAATTTATACATTTTGGGAGTCAAACGGAGTTTGCGGTCGTTTCGTCGGCAGGGCGCGCTTTTGCTGGGCACTTTGGTTGTGGCGCCTTGGCTTTTGCCGGGCAGCTCGACATGCAAGACAGGGACCGCGTCGGCCGCACGAGTCGGGAAGGACAACGGACGATCAGATGAAACAGCCTCTGAAGCATCGCACCCTGTCGGCTGCGATCGTCGACCAGCTCCGCCAGGCGATCCTCGACGGCACCTATCCGGCCGGATCGCAGCTGCGCCAGGATGCGCTCGGAGAGGCCTATGGCGTCAGCCGCATTCCCGTGCGCGAGGCGTTATTCCAGCTCGAGGCGGAAGGCCTGGTGCGGATCGTTCCGCAGAAGGGCGCCATCGTATCCGAGCTGTCGCTGGACGAGATCAACGACGTTTTCGACCTGCGCCGCATCCTGGAGCCGCGATTGCTGGCGCAGTCGGCGCCGCGTTTCACGACTGAGGATTTCGACGGGCTCGATAACATCCACAAGAGTTTCGAGAAGGCGATCAAGGCGCGCAACGTCAGTGAGTGGGGCCAGCTCAACGCCGACTTCCACATGGCGCTCTACGTTCACGCGCCGCAGCCGCGCACCCGCGCGATCGTGCTGTCGCTGCTCCAGACCAGCGACCGCTACACGCGCCTGCAGCTCTCCAATACCAAGGCGATGGGCACTGCCGAGAAGGAGCACGCCCAGCTGATCGCGCTCTGCCGCGCGCAGAAGGTGGACGAGGCCTGCCGGTTTCTGGAGCGGCACATCGAGGCCGTGCGCAAGGATCTGTTGCAGGTGGTGGCGAATGCGCCGAAGGGACGGCGGAAAGAGAATTCGTAGGGTGGGCAAAGGCGCGCAGCGCCGTGCCCACCATCTCTTCGTGATCGCCGACAGGTGGTGGGCACGCTTCGCTTTGCCCACCCTACGAGACTGTGAATCTTTTGTACCGCGCGTCAGACGAATGTGATTCTCTGGGCAGACTGATCTGCTGGAGAGGATGATGGCTAACGACGGACTTTTTGGTGAATTGCCGGAGCAGTCGGCACGAACCGAAGCGGTGCCGCAAGGCGCACCTCGGCTGCGCGAGCCTGTGCGCAATCAGGTCGAATTGCGAGCGGTCGATATCGACAGCCTCAAGGGCATCGTCTCGCAAAAGCATAGATAACCAACAGCCTGACGCCGCCGGCTTCCCCCATCAAGGGGCGATACCACCCCTTGATGCCGAAGCCGAAACAAAACGAATTGGCTCACAGGCTCTACGATAGCGACCGCAGCGTCACCTGCTGCCGTCCGGCCCCATCACGAGGTCCGGCAGCCAGGTCGAGATTCCCGGCACGAAGCAGAGCAGCAGCACCGCGAG from the Bradyrhizobium sp. WBAH42 genome contains:
- a CDS encoding TRAP transporter small permease, with the protein product MIEQTMPATRALGLRRMIVRMSSALLACERLALMGLMYLLTGLILVNVVTRYSHFPIYWIDESAVYCVVWLTFIGASAMTRLRLDFAVSMLTERLSPRRQKIAKVISTGMVVVFGVALTVTCVLWMDPIGLAIVGFDGRKLAAETFNFLYTERTQTLNWPTWVLYLTLPIFAVSMTVHGLANLLEDLGLVPRTPPKGFQLSELDGVN
- a CDS encoding GntR family transcriptional regulator codes for the protein MKQPLKHRTLSAAIVDQLRQAILDGTYPAGSQLRQDALGEAYGVSRIPVREALFQLEAEGLVRIVPQKGAIVSELSLDEINDVFDLRRILEPRLLAQSAPRFTTEDFDGLDNIHKSFEKAIKARNVSEWGQLNADFHMALYVHAPQPRTRAIVLSLLQTSDRYTRLQLSNTKAMGTAEKEHAQLIALCRAQKVDEACRFLERHIEAVRKDLLQVVANAPKGRRKENS